The stretch of DNA ctttttctaTAGTGAGTAGTTCAAGCCTTGTCTTTGTCAGACCACCTTAACGCAGTTGTTCTACGGGCTgtttacttttctaaaaaaaaaatttttttttaatttttttatgtttgttcTTAGTAATCGAAATCGAATTAATTAGTTTGTATTCTTTTGCtatcaacaattttaataatgaaacgaTTCAGATATTGTTACAAAAGAAACGcaataatcgaaaatttttcgtaatattttatcatatcaaaTTGTAGCTTGATAATAATTAGAGTAATTctaaaaagtatagaaaaatgaaggattgatcttattttatttaaattagagaataaattatatagtatCTTGTTAGAAATTTAAGACAACATTTGCTTTAAGCTaagtatcaattttttacagcgCTTATTGAAtctgttttttcttttgcgaAAGTTAAATCCGTGATAAAATCTGAACCTCGAAAGTACGAAGTTTCACGAGAATCTTATGTTTCCTTGTTCCAGATGGGATACATGGAAGTAGTGATACCGCCCGACATAATGGATGACGAGTCCGCAGATGGTATGGTCACCCACGAGGGAGGCAATATAAGGCTGCGATGCGTCGCTACCGGTTCGCCGAAGCCTACTGTCACTTGGAAACGAGAAGACGGCCGCAATATCATTCTCAGAGAAGATGGACAGAAACAatgtaagtatatttttaaacctCGTAGCAATTTCTTACCTCTAATTCTAAGTAACACAATCTGATCGCTGGAACTAGATTCCGAGATTCGGTGacgatttttctttcttaattgGAAAAGTattagcaataaataatttaattaagaaaaagaattatacattttttttttcttttttatcgtacaaacattttaataatattaataatgtagaaTATCAATAGATCTCTCTGCCTATATAATTGAGCTATATTTGAAGCATTCGATGCTTAATTTCATTAGCGTAAATGATAATTGATGTCCATCGCTACGGGAGGTATTCAACGGACATACATTAGTGAATACATTACTGGATTTGGACATAATCGAACTCAAAATGTAACGTGCAAACCGCTGTGCAAACCATGCTCTGATGAACTTACATTCACTTACCGttgatattttagaatatGCTTTGAATCGCATTACTCACAGAGCTTAGCATTCTCGTAAAATCGAGTTATCCGGGATTCCTTTGAAACCACATGTTTCGTGAATGCATTTGGCAAGATGACTATACGTTTGGTCGGAATAATAACAAAGTCAAACAGTGCAAATTATGCCCCTTTGGAGCAGGTGGGCGTGCAATATAAACtgaatgtatttataaacAGCGCAAATCCAAAGAGCGCAATTCATTGTAAATTTCACAGTAAgtttagatttaatttttcctttgttccaaaatattttgcgaattctgagacattttgtaaacatttttgtaatatgtcgcgttgtataaaaatataattaagcttagcttaattatatttttatatcgttaGATTTATGTTGTATTATGCTATCAAAAATAGCggtgagttaaattaattctcaGAAATTCTTTTGTGCTTCTTTTCTATTTCAAGTATCGTATAGCCAATTATGTCTTTTAATCATTTCGTCAGTAATTTCATATTCTCGATTTCAACGATACTAATTGGTTTCAACGGAATATTGATGATACACGCGTGTGCAACCGAAATACAAAAACAGGGTGTTGTAGGCTTGTGTTCGAATTTTCATTTACGATTTAATCAAACGGAAtttgatataacatttattagtCGTAACAAcgactttaattaattatgtgttgGATAATACACACAAAGCACGAATAAACTCCGATTACGCGTTAATTAAGTTCTTCATTGTACTAATCAACGCATAGGATTATTATTACACCAACGTATTTAGCTTCCATCAGAACCACACTAGAGTAGTTgtttgttgaatttttgctGTTTGGTCGAGTATTTGttctatacaaaaataaataaaaattattatatttatacatatttgtttattcgaaaaattaaagaagatggAAAGAATATAAACAAGTATAACTTAATGTAAACATGCTTTTATCGGAGATTTTAAACATTAGGTTGTCCgagatttaattagaaaatcatAAACTTTATCCTTAAGCCTACATATactcgtaaaatatataaaattctgcaaaaatgGCACTCTTCAActtatttgtcatttttatataaagttatcAAAGTTCGAAGTTAGCGTAGGGTTTAGGATTTAGGGGGTTAAGTTCAGGATTCGCACGTTCAAAGTGTTGACAGTAGTTCTATATCAGTTTGATATAATATGGGATATACGTTGAAATTCTAACTGCGGAACGGACATGTTGCAGAAACAGGGTCATAGGTAACGCGCGTGCAGCAGGCCGACACGGTTTCTAGTTCCTTGCTGCCGGTCATCTTAGcgttattattgaattatatccTTGATTTCTGTGATTTATTGCCATCGTCCAATGTAGGATATCATATTTAACACGTCAGACGTTACAGAGATTGTATAACAGTAACCTAACctaacataaatattgttactcTAATAATTTGCCTGCTAATTTTAATGTCATTTAATGTCAatacaatacatataattctattgtaagaaataacattatttgaGATGAAAAATggtcaaattaatattattggacatttaacatttattggattatctttttttttatttagaagactagaacaatacaggcgcgcgctacgcgcgcgcacttattatagtaattcaataattatgaaatctaaatattttaataaattttttttattttaaataaccgtcaaaataaccttcgctctcaaactatcaaactgtcagaataatcgagataacTAATCAGCATTGCGGaaaagcgtcaacaatactttcgatacattcgagtatcgatctttcatgccttttttaagcgtggaatagttattattatacatatatgtgttcAATAACTGTTTGtctattttatgaaatatctagttatatcatttttcgatattgcgtaagcatttattttctaatttttatatttgtagaaatatttcgAACGTTCGGACAgatgtttgatatttttttataattatcacctattaattgcttatttttttaaaagcattttttaaattaatataatttattatcttttgtttaatattttacaataatattacataaaaatgtacattgaactgtacataaatattgaaatgtgcACAGTATAAAATCTgctaatatttgattttattattaataaaaatgagcaAAGGAAGCTTTTTGTCAATTGTAACAATTATAGAGTAATGCAGTCACTTAAAATGAGCATCATTGATAACATCTATCCTTTTCACGCCGTTAGGCAGGATTTTGTTTGAGGGGGGAATTCATGGATACGCATAAAGCTCTTGAGAAGGAGGCTTGACTCGCTTCAACGACTATTCCGTCGATTCTCTAATTAAGACGGTCGTGCCGACGCGGCTGGAAAAGTGTCGGGGCGATAAAGTGTCGGAGCGCATCAGCGCGGAATAATCGATCGTCTCCCGCGCTTGCCGGGCCCGCcggtaattaattacaaacgcGAATGGTAATTTACGCCCTGCGGCAAATATATAAGCCTGTTGCCCTCACAATGCTCACGgcgagggaggggggggggaagagtGTACGTCTAAAACCATAAATTACGACGCACTGCTTCAAGCtaaatcgcaaaataaataaatcgataaatatatatcgtaaCTATGCACCACCcttgcccccccccccccccccgttgTTATCGTCGAAATGTCGGGACGCGTATCCACGTAGTTCTCGCCGCCGCGGGGCGATACGTCACGGAAACTTTACGTTGATGGAAATATCTCGCGAAGATTTATTTGGCGCGTGCTGGATTAAGAGAAATTCCAGAAGAATTGTTCTAGTCCATAAACTTGAAGTAAACTCGTCCTCGCGATTAATCCCTCCCCGAAGGATTAAACTTTACAAAGGTTAACGACCCTCGCGCGATGTCGGGGACGGCCCCGCTTGTCGCCCTTCGCGAGTTAAAGTGCACTTATTGACCGCTCTTACAAGCAATCCGCCCACGTCACCCCCGGTAATCCCGGATCCGCTACGCGGAGTACATTCCGTGTACAAGTAGCGATCCTGCCGGAAGGATCTCCGAATCCCCGACGACCTGTCCTCTTAGCGTCATTCTCGCCGGAGAGATCAGCTGGGGGAGCTTtcgtgtgaaaaaaaaaggaggaagaaaaaaaaagtggacGGAAAACTGGCGAGGCGGGTGAAGAGGAAGGGGacgtgaaagaagaaattctcCGATCGTAATCGTCGCTTCGTGCCGTTTCCGCCCTCTGACTACTACAATCCTCCCCTTCGACTTCCCGTCCGCCCGCCCGTGTCAGTCCGATCTCCGAAGCGTCGTAAAAATAGACACCTGGAGGACACCCGAGGTGACACTCGTTAAACGCGGAAAGGACTTCGAGATCGGCAGGATGGCGATCCGCCGGCGCGATCGAGAAGAACGACGAGTAACGAAAGATAGCGAACGAATAGCGCGCGAGCGAAGGATCGTAAAGTCACCTATTTTCCTCTTCCCGCTTGCCCCTCCACGCATATCACGAGAGATGAAATGCATAGGAGAAGAACGATTGCCACCCGTTGGCAATCGAGATCTTCTCGCCTCGCGGATCTGTCATTCGTAACGACGTGACTTCTCCACGGCGATTAAACGGCGAGCACACGTTTCGattgcaaaattgaatatgCTGTGTAAAGTTTTACGCATTCCCGGTAACGATGCTCAAAATTCGGTTTTCAAAATAACGAATAACTTCGGATGAGTGCATTTCGCGGAAATAAACAGTAGTTCTTCGAAAGAGGCATTTTTTGTAttggttttatttatttaaatggagAACGGAAAGGACTCTTGAATCTGCTAAACACGAAAATAGATACTTCAGTCGCTGATTTAGTTTTACAGCactcgataaaaaataatcttatgactcttgtcatttttataGATTGGCACTGcagttttatacaaaaaaataaaaaagcgaaGGCTTTATTTGGCAAATTGGGTTGAATTATTggataattatgtataatctaTATCAACGCAAGAATATGTGTGTTGCGACACACATGTGAGATACATAATGATATttgatatgatatttataatttaaatttttattccagaACGCGCGCATTCAATAATCTAGATAGAATGTGTttgcttttttcattttttgttctttcgttttttttattcaatccCAAATGTCGGAACTCTCCGTCATAAAAGTATGTCGCCATAAATAATGCTTGAAACGTGAAATAATTTCTGCGGTGACTCAATATTAGTTTTCATCCTTTTCCCTGTGGTTCTTAACAGGACTGATGATTCCAGCAGTGTGccataaaaatttcaacgtAATATCTCAAACGATTCTCCCACTAGAgcttttatgttaaaaatgtatttttctgtgaAAACCACGCTAGATGGTGGGTGACTAAGCGCAtcaaatgtacatttaatgcgaatttcaataaattttatcaagatttatgCACTTCTATTAAATCTACTGAAATTATTGATGTGATATCTTTATAGATTACAGCCtcataaaaaatgattaaaaattaaaaatatactataaaataataaatacgcaATAAGAAcgaatcaaaatttaaacatgaaagtaaaaaaaatatatagacgcAAATTCTGAAGTTATTTTGTCAAAATGCTATTTTGCATAGAAAAAAGTATACTGGATGAGGTActtaatttagatatttatctTTCTGATTGCAGCTCTGAAAACCTTCGTCGGCGAGACACTGGAATTGACGGGGGTGATGCGGCAAGAGATGGGCACGTATCTCTGCATAGCCAGCAACAACGTGCCGCCGACGGTTAGCAAGCGTTACTCCGTCAATGTTCACTGTAGGTATCGTACCGCTCTGCGGCCGTTAATTAGCCGTCGCTCCGTCATCGTTCCACTGCATACATTAGCAGGGCAGAGCGTTGGAATATCCTTGCTATTCTGTGCTTTTGAAATTGCAGAATAGTGATTGCAAGCGTCGTTATTGACGAATTCCGAAGAGAaagctttattaaatttcaagcAAAACATGCGAAATATTACATCTGTGAAGTAAACTTTGCGgacaaataattatagttaattatacttattagaaaatttttagttttaattttgaaagtcacCGCGCTGAAGGATCCTTTAGATTCGTCCCTGTGCGTTACTGCATAATTACTCGCCTGTAGCCATCCTTCGCAAGTTCACGTGACAATGTGACAGACTGGATGGATAAAGATGAgcgcgttaattaattatttaattaaacagagTATATAACGATTACAGTGCTTTTGAGATAATATATgcttaaatctattttatattgcccTAATTATATGTTTCCCCGATGTTTAAACAAAGTTTCCACGAACTGCAAACtgctaaataaaatgtttcaacgTAGTTTGTTGAATAGGAATTTATGTATAGACTACTTTTAAATGCACTCTGTATATTTGGacatgatataattttatttcttcacagataaatttttattttattgtgtgAATAAtctgtgtaataataattaacactgTTATGAATTTTAAAGACACTATCATTTTTATGTCGGTTATATTAAACGCTCTGTTAACTTAATATAATGTACAGTAATTATTATAGGGTGAGAACCATGTCGATTATTAATGCTTCTTCAATATCGGCGGTAAAACTATCATCCGGCTACTATAGAGTGCTGCGGTTAAGGATACTCCGACAGGCTTTAAATAGGAAATGAGGTTGAGATGAActtcgaaacatttttcgaTATCTACATTACTGCagaaaattttcattcaaaaaCTTTCCGCAAAAAACCGCAGCCGTGCCCAGCATTGTTAATTTTGAACGACACCAACAAAAATTGCTATATATAGCATGCTAATACTACATAGTATTTTCATGAATATTTTAGTTGCTCTGATTATCATTACTGTAATtcgagaaacaattttatttttaatctttttatgcTGTTATATTATCGCCAACTTTTATATGCTCCGCGCAAATATCAAATAGTGGCgcgacgataaaaatatttatttcagtgttaaacaatttaaattttcattaccGAAAAACAGCGTGTTGCGCTGGGCTCGTTGCGAAAAATATGTCAATCACATTCTCGTGGCAGAGACAATGGAACTACCGGGAATACGTGCATACATTTGCAACGTTGCGCCGCACGTATCGGGAGGCTAAAAAATCACCGTGCAATTTGGCTAACGGCATTCGCAAATGAAAACTTTATCAAGCCCGAAGTCAGCTTGCGCAGGGCGTTTTTCTCGCGCGCAAAACTTCCGGCCGCGCGCTGCTGCTGTAAAATTAACCGACGGGCTTGACGATTTATCCACGTCGTCGCGGGGCGTGTAAATATTTGAGTGCAAAGGGTTTCGCATTAATTTGCTGCTTacgaaatgtaatattaaccCACCAGCGGTAGCGTTCGAGCGCAAAATGTGGCGCAATTGGTTAATTCTTGAATGAGCAGTACATGAGTCTTCTTTAGGAGActtcaaatgcatttttactCGACTTTGTAGTACATTTACTCTATATAACTTTATTCCGTccgtacataaaaaaaaatctcttttataatattacatatttgtttttcttaataGCCAAAGAGATAAATTAAcagtaaaataagaaaaattttatattaaaagatacgaaaattaatttaaaaaatttaagaacgtggaaaataaacgatatgtatgttatattcatttattctttattttcagctttatatgtttttttactgtaatatCATCCAAAAGTTAAAACCGATGACTTGTTATTCTAAATTGCTCGATACTATATTTGGCATTGTAAACTGCTGAATCGTTAATTgcgataatttaatgtttgatTGTTGCAGTTCAACCTCTTATTAAGGTGACGAGTCAATTGGTGGCTGCGCCGATTAATAGAGACGTCGTCCTACAATGTTACGTCGAAGCGTCACCGCACGCCATGAATACATGGTACAGAGAGTCAGGTGAAAAATAACAGATTATTCCATATCTTTACAgtttttttatacaagataTTCTTTGGCACCAATCTAATTTTGAagacgtatattttttattgattttaaataatttaacagaaaCTTCAAAGTAAAAGAATACctatttttagatttgtatCGATTTATCCACGTCGCAACTGGCTGCAAAAAGCGCTTTTAACGATTAAAATCCATTAAAGAATTTGTCGTTGAAATTCAATCCGACACTAATCAAACGCCCTTTAATTTGTATTGCACCATGTTACATCAACAGATTTGCACTCTTGATTAACCATAGAATTGTTGCAATCAATTTCTATAGCGTTAACTCCAACATGccataataatattgattgcaAGTCAGAGTTGCGTGAGATTAAAAATCTGTATTCTTTTATGCGATTGTACTATAGTTTTATCAAGTCGCGAAAAGTTTTTTCGCAATACGCTTCCGCGTTaatcaaatatgtaaatttatgaattactCTTAAACGCGTAGTTGCTCTACACGTAGAGTTTCACTGCtgctctgaaaaaaaaaactaaatctcTTGTGAAATGCAGTGCATTCAAAAATTTCTGATTAACGATAATAGTCTTTCGCGAATGATGATTTCAAAGCTTAATTTTATTCCGcgcaataaacaatataaacataaatattaaaaatgcatatgaaaataattgatacaaTTGTGTAAATGCATGTgaaagtaattaatacaattgaatatcattttgtacTGTTCTGATTGTAAAGccgtaaaaagattatttgtgaattacatatttgtattGCAATTGTTACAAATGTGGGTATAATTATGTTtcgatttgtttattttattttacgaatatatttataattatttactgaGAAAtggtattaaaaatttacatcgcCAAATGTTTATCtgcattaatgttaaattaaaaatttcgcacTTTTAAGTGTCAATAAATCAGCCGTGTACACCATCGTGTAGAAAATCGTGTCAGTTAAATTTTCGAGTTAAATAAAGTGTCTGTTATCAGACACGTTTTAAATGGacagttttttattaaatcgtaATCAATCTATATCACACGATTGTAATTATCGCCTTCGATCgcttttattgcataaaacgAACTCTGCAACAAACATGTCTGTTACAAGTGAAAGAGGCacgcaattaaaaatagtgcAATATTTCCATTCGCTTTCTATTTAGGCGAGAAACTGCTGCCCAGTGACAAATACGCGATGTCGGAGTATGCACTGAATGATTACTCCCGGCAAATGAATCTCACTGTCAATTCCCTGGAAAAACGAGACTTCGGCGGATACGTGTGCTCGTCCGTCAACGCGCTCGGCAAGGCCGAAGGTGTAGTGAGATTGCAAGGTACTGAGAATTCCGATATTATGGCAAACTGTATTTCTTCAGCTCCTTCTCTTCAAATATTCCGTTTTTAATTCAAGCAATACACTCTGTGATGAATCCGacaataagattttatcttttgcAATGTATTACAGTAcagaaattaaagttaaaatacaaGATTTCGATGCATcgcagtaaaaaaaatgtcaagttTAAAATGCCAGGCCtatcaaattttatagtataagATTTCAGTGTTTAACCCTTAATCCCGACGGTTCTTTTCGGCACCTTTAATCCCGACTCATGAGTCGCTTTGCGTCTTTGCGTTATTTGGATCAgtaaaaacgctttaaaaaatctgaaaaaattcatggaGCTTCTTTCAACCTTCAATTTGAAGTcccaattataatatttcgataaaaattatttttttatatagtttgttATTAAGAAATGGAGGTACCTTAcagcactttgaaatttcgcttGGGTCGAAAACGACCCATAAGTCGGGATTAAGggttaataatgaataaaatgtacacaCTTCAACATTCTAGCccatttctaaaattttagatctagcaaatatttatgatataagattttaaggcataaaaattaattgatgaaGTTTATTTATCAAACTTCGGACAAGTTCTGGATATTAGCACTGctttaaagtaattattttgtcgTTATCATTCAGtgaatattttgcttttttgtACTTAGAACTGCACTTATTCGCAAAGACAACTCCGACGACGCTCACGAAGAACACACGAAAGAAACCTCCGACATCGAAGAACAGGAAAAAGAACAGTAACAACAACGGCAAGCGATATGGGATTGATGATGCCGATTCTGGCAGCGATGACGATCTTGGTACGACGCAGATCATGGCTGGTAGTACCCTCCAGGAGGGCCACAGAACGGACATACCATTTGTCGTGCCTTCCATACCGCCGCCCTGGGTCGTCTTGAACACTGCGAACTTTAGGCACCCTTCGGTGTCTGCGATTCTGCTTCTGCTTCTTTTGCCGACTACCCTGTAAGATGACAAAGAGCTTTATGAAAAAACGGTGGCTACGAGAGAAACGAGCATTATGAAGATCCACGAGGCATAGTCCGGAATCTCAAAGAttgatagatttaaaaaacttcGATCTTGCACGATACAggtacaaaaatttattttacacgaaTCAACATTCAAGATAAAaaactgtaattattatttaaaagcgtttttctttcttctacaaacatttttatcggtCAAGACTTGTCCATGATTTTTGAGTTACAAATAAAGTAGAACTctttatatactattatacatttatatcagatattatattatctgtgtctataaatatatttatattagattgtctaatttttaaacgGTTTGATGacaatatcttttttcctGGATCAAAGTCAGTTTTAAGGCATTTAATGCTATATTGCTGCGCATTGTAAGAAACGATTATCTCTACCGTTAATCTCGGACAAAATTTGCCTTCAAAGCTTgtcagaatatatttaaaaggaGTAATCGTTATAAAGGAATCCTGAATATTACAGACTCttctattttaatcattatttgatGTACTTTACGTTTTTTTGCGATGTCAAAATGCTTTCTCGGATTACGAGCTCCGTTCTAAGTATTGATCGTGAAATCCAATACCTTTGAAGAGTAGAAAACCAATCTCTTTAAGATAGAATAGCCTGATTCCTATGGAATCTGACATCGACTGACCGATAATTACCTTCATTACCTCctattatttgcataaatttcttgcttatttttattttttaatgacaatTTTGAAGTAAACACTAAATGTATCGTTGTATCATCTCGGTAATCTAATATCTTTGTAAAACttacaaaaacttttatcatGGATTGctaaacattaaaattgtttctgatatcgcaaaaatgcaaaattaaaatatataaaaaaataataaataaaaatagaatatataaagcattatttttaataaaagcagGCAATTTCAATCATCAATCAATATtgtatttgattttttgtttatagcccagaaaattaacattttatgatatCTTCATTCACCATTTGCGTGTTTGAAGCTATTATAAATTCAGGATAGAGATTAATGAATGAACTTAGAAAAGCAAACAATAGGGTCAGTTAGGGACCCCTTGTGGATCTTCATTATTCGCCTAAAAGTAACGCAAAGGGACGCGCCATGCGTACGCGACAATCCTATCTAGGCAGGTCAGTCCCTCTGGCGATGATTGTAAATATGAATGAAGGATGAGTAAATTCGCGGACAGGATgtataaaagagaaaacggCACTGTTCCCAAGACAGTTAGTTAGACATGCACGGTTTAAATGACAACGCTCCTAAAGTCAGTTTACAAGTAAATTAActtacttttcaattatacaatatttgtgtgtatatcatattaaataaatacataaaaatataattttttttaaatttgacatACTTAAAGAATCttgttatattacattttaaattttattttacattgttctTACATTTTAAGCACTCATAAATTGGTATAGTTGAatcttatctttttctctAAGAATGTTTTTGCAGCACTGTTTGAAGATTCGAGGCTCGTGATGGGAACAGAGTCGAGAGAATGAGGCGGAGTGTGCAAATTCActcagaaaaaaaaggaaataggTCTTCCCCTTATTCGATATAACAAGGACGTACTTTTAGATGCGATCAGATGCAATCACTGCGGCGCGACCAAAAAGACGATGGCGAAATCTTCGACGTAGTCTCTGTAAATATACGCGACACAGTGTCAATGCGATATT from Linepithema humile isolate Giens D197 chromosome 2, Lhum_UNIL_v1.0, whole genome shotgun sequence encodes:
- the LOC105668862 gene encoding lachesin-like, with product MAARKLAALFAAVLQLCLCQNKSPEVLPEFLAPLENHTVIQGRDVFFTCVVNHLSTYKVAWIKSDSRAILAIHTHMVAHNNRLSVTHNGHNTWKLHVSNVQKNDSGTYMCQVNTDPMRSQMGYMEVVIPPDIMDDESADGMVTHEGGNIRLRCVATGSPKPTVTWKREDGRNIILREDGQKQSLKTFVGETLELTGVMRQEMGTYLCIASNNVPPTVSKRYSVNVHFQPLIKVTSQLVAAPINRDVVLQCYVEASPHAMNTWYRESGEKLLPSDKYAMSEYALNDYSRQMNLTVNSLEKRDFGGYVCSSVNALGKAEGVVRLQELHLFAKTTPTTLTKNTRKKPPTSKNRKKNSNNNGKRYGIDDADSGSDDDLGTTQIMAGSTLQEGHRTDIPFVVPSIPPPWVVLNTANFRHPSVSAILLLLLLPTTL